The following proteins are encoded in a genomic region of Mycobacterium kiyosense:
- the punA gene encoding purine nucleoside phosphorylase, giving the protein MTSVAPDPDAMAARAARVIAERTSTGRHDVAVVLGSGWAPAVVALGSPTAVLAQADVPGFAPPAAAGHSGELLSVPIGAHRVLVLAGRIHAYEGHDLQHVVHPVRAACAAGARIVVLTNAAGGLRADLRVGQPVLISDHLNLTARSPLVGAQFVDLTDAYAPRLRALAREIDPELVEGVYAALPGPHYETPAEIRMLRTLGADLVGMSTVHETIAARAAGAEVLAVSLVTNLAAGITGQPLSHAEVLAAGAASAAAMGSLLADVIARFQ; this is encoded by the coding sequence GTGACCAGCGTGGCGCCCGACCCCGACGCGATGGCGGCGCGCGCGGCCCGCGTGATCGCCGAACGCACCAGCACCGGTAGGCACGACGTCGCCGTGGTGCTGGGGTCGGGATGGGCACCTGCCGTGGTCGCGCTGGGGTCCCCGACCGCCGTGTTGGCGCAGGCCGACGTCCCCGGGTTCGCGCCGCCCGCTGCGGCCGGGCACTCCGGTGAGCTGCTGTCGGTGCCGATCGGCGCGCACCGCGTCCTGGTGCTGGCCGGCCGTATCCACGCCTACGAGGGGCACGACTTGCAGCATGTGGTGCACCCGGTCCGGGCGGCGTGCGCGGCGGGGGCGCGGATCGTGGTGCTGACCAACGCCGCCGGCGGGCTGCGGGCGGACTTGCGGGTGGGTCAGCCGGTGCTGATCAGCGACCACTTGAACCTGACCGCGCGCTCGCCGCTGGTCGGCGCGCAGTTCGTCGATCTGACCGACGCGTACGCGCCGCGGCTGCGTGCGCTGGCCCGCGAGATCGACCCGGAGCTGGTCGAGGGCGTGTACGCCGCGCTGCCGGGGCCGCATTACGAGACGCCGGCCGAGATCCGGATGCTGCGGACGCTGGGCGCCGACCTGGTCGGCATGTCGACGGTGCACGAGACCATCGCCGCCCGCGCGGCCGGTGCGGAGGTGCTGGCGGTGTCGCTGGTGACGAACCTGGCCGCCGGTATCACCGGGCAGCCGCTGAGCCACGCCGAGGTGCTGGCCGCCGGCGCCGCGTCGGCCGCCGCGATGGGCTCGCTGCTGGCTGACGTGATCGCCCGGTTCCAGTGA
- the amiB1 gene encoding amidase: MPVAPDRVEDLVRQRGSDLIELSHAIHAEPELAFAEHRSCAKAKELVAQRGFAIGPVAGLDTAFRADFGSGPLVVGVCAEYDALPEIGHACGHNIIASAGVGAALALAEVADDLGLTVALLGTPAEESGGGKALMLQAGAFDDVAVSVMVHPGPTDIAGTRSLALSECTVHYRGKESHAAVAPHLGINAADAVTVAQVAIGVLRQQLAPGQLLHGIVTDGGQAVNVIPGQAALQYAMRATESDSLRQLEGRAYACFAAGALAAGCEYEIEPAGPGYAELKPDQWMVDVFREEMRRLGREPVPAAVEVGLPMGSTDMGNVTHVMPGIHPVIGVDAGGATVHQRAFAAAAVGPSADQAVVDGAIMLARTVVALASDPGQRDRVLAALERRRAAG; this comes from the coding sequence ATGCCCGTAGCACCCGACCGCGTCGAAGATCTGGTGCGGCAGCGCGGCAGTGACCTGATCGAGCTGTCCCACGCCATCCACGCCGAGCCAGAACTGGCGTTCGCCGAGCACCGCAGCTGCGCCAAGGCCAAAGAGCTGGTCGCCCAGCGCGGTTTCGCGATCGGCCCGGTCGCGGGGCTGGACACGGCGTTTCGCGCCGACTTCGGTAGCGGCCCGCTGGTCGTCGGGGTGTGCGCGGAGTACGACGCGCTGCCCGAGATCGGCCACGCCTGCGGGCACAACATCATCGCGTCCGCCGGGGTGGGGGCCGCGCTGGCGCTGGCCGAAGTCGCCGACGACCTCGGCCTGACGGTGGCCCTGCTGGGCACCCCCGCCGAAGAGTCCGGCGGCGGCAAGGCGCTGATGCTGCAGGCCGGGGCGTTCGACGACGTCGCGGTGTCGGTGATGGTGCACCCGGGTCCCACCGACATCGCCGGTACGCGGTCGCTGGCCCTGTCCGAGTGCACCGTCCACTATCGAGGCAAGGAATCGCACGCAGCCGTCGCACCGCATCTCGGGATCAACGCCGCCGACGCGGTGACCGTTGCGCAGGTGGCGATCGGGGTGCTGCGCCAGCAGCTGGCGCCCGGGCAGCTGTTGCACGGCATCGTCACCGACGGTGGCCAGGCGGTCAATGTGATACCCGGGCAGGCGGCGCTGCAGTACGCGATGCGGGCGACCGAATCCGATTCGCTGCGCCAGCTGGAGGGTCGGGCGTACGCCTGCTTCGCGGCCGGGGCGCTGGCCGCCGGATGCGAATACGAGATCGAACCGGCCGGACCCGGATATGCGGAGCTGAAGCCTGACCAGTGGATGGTCGACGTTTTCCGCGAGGAAATGCGCCGGCTGGGCCGCGAGCCGGTGCCCGCCGCCGTGGAAGTGGGGCTGCCAATGGGCAGCACCGACATGGGCAACGTGACGCACGTGATGCCGGGCATACATCCGGTGATCGGCGTCGACGCCGGCGGGGCCACGGTGCACCAGCGTGCTTTCGCGGCCGCTGCCGTCGGACCCAGCGCCGACCAGGCGGTGGTGGACGGCGCGATCATGCTGGCGCGTACGGTTGTCGCGCTGGCGTCGGACCCCGGCCAACGGGATCGGGTACTGGCTGCGCTGGAGCGTCGAAGGGCCGCCGGATGA
- the amiA1 gene encoding N-acyl-L-amino acid amidohydrolase, with the protein MSLVDSAESWLAAHFDDLVAWRRHIHRYPELGRQEFATTQFVAERLADAGLNPKVLPGGTGLTCDFGPEHQPRIALRADMDALPMSERTGAPYASTMPNIAHACGHDAHTAILLGTALALASVPELPVGVRLIFQAAEELMPGGAIDAIAAGALTGVSRIFALHCDPRLEVGKVAVRLGPITSAADQVEITLHSPGGHTSRPHLTADLVYGLGTLITGLPGVLSRRIDPRNSTVLVWGAVNAGNAPNAIPQSGVLAGTVRTASRQTWVDLEGIIRESVTGLLSPLAIEHTLQYRRGVPPVVNEDVSTRILSHAIEAVGPDVLADTRQSGGGEDFSWYLEEIPGAMARLGVWSGVGPQLDLHQPTFDLDERALAIGVRVMVNIIEQSAAF; encoded by the coding sequence ATGAGCCTCGTCGACAGCGCCGAATCCTGGCTGGCCGCCCACTTCGACGACCTGGTCGCCTGGCGCCGGCACATCCACCGCTACCCGGAGCTGGGCCGCCAGGAGTTCGCCACCACGCAGTTCGTCGCCGAGCGGTTGGCCGACGCCGGGCTCAACCCCAAAGTGCTGCCCGGGGGAACCGGCCTGACCTGTGACTTCGGGCCCGAGCACCAGCCGCGGATCGCGCTGCGCGCCGATATGGACGCCCTGCCGATGAGCGAGCGCACCGGTGCCCCGTACGCCTCGACGATGCCCAACATCGCGCACGCCTGCGGGCACGACGCGCACACCGCGATATTGCTGGGCACCGCGCTGGCGCTGGCGTCGGTGCCTGAACTGCCGGTCGGGGTGCGGCTAATCTTCCAGGCCGCCGAGGAGCTGATGCCCGGCGGCGCGATCGACGCCATCGCCGCCGGCGCGCTGACCGGGGTGTCGCGCATCTTCGCGCTGCACTGCGATCCGCGGCTGGAGGTCGGCAAGGTGGCGGTGCGGCTGGGCCCCATCACCTCGGCTGCCGACCAGGTCGAGATCACTTTGCATTCCCCTGGCGGGCACACCTCGCGCCCGCACCTGACCGCCGACCTGGTCTACGGGCTGGGCACGCTCATCACCGGGCTGCCCGGGGTGCTGTCACGCCGCATCGACCCGCGCAACAGCACCGTGCTGGTGTGGGGTGCGGTCAATGCCGGTAATGCGCCCAACGCGATTCCCCAGTCCGGCGTGCTGGCCGGCACCGTGCGCACCGCGAGCCGCCAGACCTGGGTCGACCTGGAGGGAATCATCCGGGAAAGCGTCACCGGCCTGCTGTCGCCGCTGGCCATCGAACACACGCTGCAGTATCGCCGCGGCGTTCCGCCGGTGGTCAACGAGGACGTCTCCACCCGCATTCTCTCCCACGCGATCGAGGCCGTCGGCCCCGACGTGCTGGCCGACACCCGGCAGTCCGGCGGCGGCGAGGACTTCTCCTGGTACCTCGAAGAAATTCCCGGCGCGATGGCCCGACTTGGGGTCTGGTCGGGGGTGGGCCCGCAACTGGACCTGCACCAGCCGACGTTCGATCTCGACGAGCGGGCGCTGGCCATCGGTGTGCGGGTGATGGTGAACATCATCGAGCAGTCGGCCGCGTTCTAG
- a CDS encoding gamma-glutamylcyclotransferase, with protein sequence MRRTPPMAGTGWLPGWRLTFGGEDIGWEGALATVVEDPDSRVFVVLYDMTPADEMNLDRWEGSEFGVHKKIRCRVERESSDTDIDPVLAWLYVLDAWEGGLPSARYLGVMADAAEIAGAPADYVHDLRTRPARNIGPGPSA encoded by the coding sequence GTGCGCCGCACTCCCCCGATGGCCGGAACTGGCTGGTTGCCGGGTTGGCGGTTGACCTTCGGCGGCGAGGACATCGGCTGGGAAGGCGCGCTGGCCACCGTCGTCGAAGACCCGGATTCGCGGGTGTTCGTAGTGCTCTACGACATGACCCCGGCCGACGAGATGAATCTGGACCGCTGGGAGGGCTCCGAGTTCGGCGTGCACAAGAAGATCCGCTGCCGGGTGGAGCGGGAGTCGTCGGACACCGACATCGACCCGGTGCTGGCGTGGCTGTATGTGCTGGACGCCTGGGAGGGCGGTCTGCCGTCGGCGCGCTACCTCGGGGTGATGGCCGATGCCGCCGAAATTGCCGGCGCCCCCGCCGATTACGTGCACGACCTGCGCACCCGTCCGGCCCGCAATATCGGTCCGGGCCCCAGCGCCTGA
- the glpD2 gene encoding glycerol-3-phosphate dehydrogenase 2: MSNPSNAAESEQTWSDGVLGPQQRALAWERLGSEQFDVVVIGGGVVGSGCALDAATRGLKVALVEARDLAAGTSSRSSKMFHGGLRYLEQLEFGLVREALYERELSLTKLAPHLVKPLPFLFPLTNRWWERPYMAAGIFLYDTLGGAKSVPAQKHMTRAGALRLSPGLKRSSLIGGIRYYDTVVDDARHTMTVARTAAHYGAVVRSSTQVVALLREGDRVTGVRVRDSEDGSVTEVRGHVVVNATGVWTDEIQALSKQRGRFQVRASKGVHVVVPRDRIVSDVAIILRTEKSVMFVIPWGSHWIIGTTDTDWNLDLAHPAATKADIDYILGTVNEVLATPLTHADIDGVYAGLRPLLAGESDETSKLSREHAVAVPAAGLVAIAGGKYTTYRVMAADAIDAAVQFVPARVAPSITEKVSLLGADGYFALINQVEHVGERVGLHPYRVRHLLDRYGSLMDDVLALAADRPELLGPITEAPGYLKVEAVYAVVAEGALHLEDILARRMRISIEYSHRGVDCAREVAELVAPALGWSAADVDREVDNYRARVDAEILSQAQPDDVSADELRASAPEARAEILEPVPLN, from the coding sequence GTGAGCAATCCGAGCAACGCAGCGGAGAGCGAGCAGACCTGGTCCGACGGGGTGCTGGGGCCGCAGCAGCGTGCGCTGGCCTGGGAGCGCCTCGGCTCCGAGCAGTTCGACGTGGTGGTGATCGGCGGCGGCGTGGTGGGCTCCGGTTGCGCGCTGGACGCGGCCACCCGGGGACTGAAGGTGGCCCTGGTCGAGGCGCGGGATCTGGCGGCGGGCACCTCCAGCCGCTCGTCGAAGATGTTCCACGGCGGACTGCGCTACCTCGAACAGCTGGAATTCGGGCTGGTGCGCGAGGCGCTCTACGAGCGCGAGCTGTCGCTGACCAAGCTGGCGCCGCACCTGGTCAAGCCGCTGCCGTTCCTGTTCCCGCTGACCAACCGGTGGTGGGAACGGCCCTACATGGCCGCCGGCATCTTCCTGTACGACACCCTCGGCGGCGCGAAATCGGTGCCCGCGCAAAAGCACATGACCCGGGCCGGAGCTCTGCGCCTGAGTCCGGGCCTCAAGCGCAGCTCGCTGATCGGCGGTATCCGCTACTACGACACCGTCGTCGACGACGCCCGGCACACCATGACGGTGGCGCGTACCGCCGCCCACTACGGCGCCGTGGTGCGCAGCTCCACCCAGGTGGTCGCGCTGCTGCGGGAGGGCGACCGGGTCACCGGGGTGCGGGTGCGCGACTCCGAGGACGGCTCGGTCACCGAGGTCCGCGGGCATGTGGTGGTCAACGCCACCGGCGTATGGACCGACGAGATCCAGGCGCTGTCCAAGCAGCGCGGCCGATTCCAGGTGCGTGCGTCCAAGGGCGTGCACGTGGTGGTGCCACGCGACCGCATCGTCAGCGACGTCGCGATCATCCTGCGCACCGAGAAGTCGGTGATGTTCGTCATCCCGTGGGGCAGCCACTGGATCATCGGCACCACCGACACCGACTGGAACCTGGACCTGGCCCACCCGGCGGCCACCAAGGCCGACATCGACTACATCCTGGGCACGGTCAACGAGGTGCTGGCCACCCCGCTGACCCACGCCGACATCGACGGCGTGTACGCCGGGCTGCGCCCGCTGCTGGCCGGGGAGAGCGACGAAACCTCCAAGCTGTCCCGCGAGCACGCCGTGGCGGTGCCCGCGGCCGGCCTGGTCGCCATCGCCGGCGGCAAGTACACCACCTACCGGGTGATGGCCGCCGACGCGATCGACGCCGCGGTGCAGTTCGTGCCGGCCCGGGTGGCGCCGTCGATCACCGAGAAGGTCAGCCTGCTGGGCGCCGACGGCTACTTCGCGCTGATCAACCAGGTCGAGCACGTCGGCGAGCGGGTCGGCCTGCATCCCTACCGGGTGCGCCACCTGCTGGACCGCTACGGATCCCTGATGGACGACGTGCTGGCCCTGGCCGCCGACCGGCCCGAGCTGCTCGGGCCGATCACCGAGGCCCCCGGATACCTGAAGGTGGAAGCCGTCTACGCCGTCGTCGCCGAGGGCGCCCTGCACCTGGAGGACATCCTGGCCCGGCGCATGCGGATTTCCATCGAGTACTCGCACCGCGGCGTCGACTGTGCCCGCGAGGTAGCCGAACTGGTCGCGCCGGCGCTGGGGTGGAGCGCCGCGGACGTCGACCGCGAAGTCGACAACTACCGAGCCCGGGTGGACGCCGAGATCCTGTCCCAAGCCCAGCCCGACGACGTCTCCGCCGACGAGTTGCGCGCCAGCGCACCCGAGGCCCGCGCCGAGATCCTGGAACCGGTGCCGCTCAATTGA
- the pmmB gene encoding phosphomannomutase, translating to MTPEDWIAHDPDPATAAELAALGPDELAARFARPLTFGTAGLRGPVRGGPDAMNIAVVLRATWALAQVVGAGAEGSKTVIVGRDARHGSAAFAVAAAEVLAAHGFSVSMFPDPVPTPVVAFAVRATGAAAGIQITASHNPATDNGYKVYLDGGLQIVSPTDRQIEAAMKSAPAADEIPRSPVQPADTDLVQRYIQRAAAVRRGTGALRVALTPMHGVGGTVAVQTLRRAGFGDVRTVPTQFAPDPDFPTVDFPNPEEPGATDALLSLAADVGADIAIALDPDADRCAVGIPDRTGWRMLSGDETGWLLGDYILSQPSSGKRTVASTVVSSRMLAAIAGQHGATHVETPTGFKWLARADAQHPGSLVYAYEEAIGHCVDPASVRDKDGISAAVLCCDLAASLRQRGRTMSDALDDLARRFGMHEVAAVSRRVTDTEEAAAVMRRLRQAPPARLAGFDATVTDTDDALIYTGGDQHTWVRVVVRPSGTEPKLKCYLEIRCQPSEDLDTARRRARQLRDQLKSEVQQW from the coding sequence GTGACGCCCGAAGACTGGATCGCCCACGACCCCGACCCCGCAACGGCCGCGGAGTTGGCCGCGCTGGGTCCCGACGAGCTTGCCGCCCGGTTCGCCCGGCCGCTGACCTTTGGTACCGCGGGGCTGCGCGGTCCGGTGCGTGGCGGCCCGGATGCGATGAACATCGCGGTGGTGTTGCGGGCCACCTGGGCGCTGGCGCAGGTGGTCGGTGCGGGCGCCGAAGGATCCAAGACGGTGATCGTGGGCCGCGATGCCCGGCACGGTTCGGCGGCGTTTGCCGTCGCGGCAGCAGAAGTGCTTGCTGCCCATGGGTTTTCGGTGTCCATGTTCCCCGATCCGGTGCCGACGCCGGTGGTCGCCTTCGCGGTGCGCGCCACCGGGGCGGCCGCCGGGATTCAGATCACGGCGTCGCACAATCCGGCGACCGACAACGGTTACAAGGTGTATCTGGACGGCGGCCTGCAGATCGTCTCCCCCACCGACCGACAGATCGAGGCCGCGATGAAATCCGCTCCTGCGGCCGACGAAATCCCGCGCAGCCCAGTCCAACCCGCCGACACAGACCTGGTGCAGCGTTACATCCAGCGCGCGGCCGCAGTGCGCCGCGGCACCGGCGCGCTAAGGGTGGCGTTGACGCCGATGCACGGGGTTGGTGGCACGGTGGCGGTGCAGACGCTGCGCCGGGCCGGATTCGGCGACGTGCGCACGGTCCCAACGCAATTCGCGCCGGACCCCGACTTCCCGACTGTCGACTTCCCGAACCCGGAGGAACCGGGGGCCACCGACGCGCTGCTCAGTTTGGCGGCCGACGTCGGCGCCGACATCGCGATCGCGCTGGACCCCGACGCCGACCGGTGCGCCGTCGGCATCCCCGACCGCACTGGCTGGCGGATGTTGTCCGGCGACGAAACCGGTTGGCTGCTGGGCGATTACATCCTGTCGCAGCCGTCATCGGGCAAGCGCACGGTCGCCAGCACCGTGGTGTCCTCCCGCATGCTCGCCGCGATCGCCGGCCAGCACGGCGCGACGCACGTCGAGACCCCGACCGGGTTCAAGTGGCTGGCCCGCGCCGACGCCCAGCACCCGGGCAGCCTGGTCTACGCCTACGAGGAGGCGATCGGGCACTGCGTCGACCCGGCCTCGGTGCGCGACAAGGACGGCATCAGCGCGGCGGTGTTGTGCTGCGACCTGGCGGCGTCGCTACGCCAGCGGGGCCGCACCATGAGCGACGCGCTCGACGACCTGGCCCGTCGTTTCGGCATGCACGAGGTCGCCGCGGTGTCGCGGCGAGTCACCGACACCGAGGAGGCCGCGGCGGTGATGCGCCGGCTGCGGCAGGCGCCGCCGGCCCGGCTGGCCGGCTTCGATGCCACCGTCACCGACACCGACGACGCCCTGATCTACACCGGCGGCGATCAGCACACCTGGGTCCGGGTCGTGGTGCGGCCGTCGGGTACCGAACCGAAACTCAAGTGCTACTTGGAGATTCGCTGCCAACCGTCCGAGGACCTGGATACCGCCCGGCGGCGCGCCCGGCAGCTGCGCGACCAGCTGAAAAGCGAGGTCCAGCAGTGGTGA
- a CDS encoding hypothetical protein (frameshifted, insertion at around 1292955) has translation MVGSGVTGAEFVHAYTELGVPVTVAASRDRVLPYEDADAAAVLEESFAERGVQLFKNARAESVTRTDTGVLVTMTDGRTVEGSHALMTIGSVPNTSGLGLERVGIELGPGDYLKVDRVSRTSVPGIYAAGDCTGLLLLASVAAMQGRIAMYHALGEGVSPIRLRTVAATVFTRPEIAAVGVPQSAIDDGQFSARTIMLPLHTNARAKMSGLRQGFVKIFCRKSTGVVIGGVVVAPIASELILPIAVAVTNRITVNELAQTLAVYPSLSGSITEAARRLMAHDDLD, from the coding sequence GTGGTGGGTTCCGGCGTCACCGGCGCCGAATTCGTGCACGCCTACACCGAACTGGGGGTGCCGGTCACGGTGGCGGCCAGCCGCGACCGGGTGCTGCCCTACGAGGACGCCGACGCCGCCGCGGTGCTCGAAGAGTCGTTCGCCGAACGCGGCGTCCAGTTGTTCAAGAACGCGCGCGCCGAGTCGGTCACCCGCACCGACACCGGGGTCCTGGTCACCATGACCGACGGCCGCACGGTCGAAGGCAGCCACGCCCTGATGACCATCGGTTCGGTGCCCAACACCAGCGGCCTGGGCCTGGAGCGGGTCGGCATCGAACTCGGGCCCGGCGACTACCTCAAGGTGGACCGGGTGTCGCGAACCTCCGTACCGGGCATCTACGCCGCCGGCGACTGCACCGGCCTGCTGCTGCTGGCCTCGGTCGCGGCGATGCAGGGCCGCATCGCGATGTACCACGCGCTCGGCGAGGGCGTCAGCCCGATCCGGCTGCGTACGGTCGCGGCGACGGTGTTCACCCGACCCGAGATCGCCGCCGTGGGCGTGCCGCAATCGGCGATCGACGACGGCCAGTTCAGCGCCCGCACCATCATGTTGCCGCTGCACACCAACGCCCGCGCCAAGATGTCGGGACTGCGGCAGGGTTTCGTCAAGATCTTCTGCCGCAAATCCACCGGCGTGGTGATCGGCGGCGTGGTGGTGGCCCCGATCGCCTCCGAGCTCATTTTGCCCATCGCGGTGGCCGTCACCAACCGCATCACCGTCAACGAGCTGGCCCAGACACTGGCCGTTTACCCGTCGTTGTCCGGATCGATCACCGAGGCCGCCCGCCGCCTGATGGCGCACGACGATCTGGACTGA
- the gltB2 gene encoding FMN-binding glutamate synthase family protein: protein MAAMAGGALAGLTGWDLVQRRHTILRNYPVVGHLRFLLEAVGPELRQYIVTDNDAERPFSRDQRRWVYTSAKAGNRYFGFGTDNDLERVHNYPIIKHAAFPVPAPAGEPNHPDPSVPLPAAKVLGGARGRARAFRPSSLINISAMSFGSLSGAAVTALNRGAALAGALHTTGEGGVSPYHLNGGDLVWQIGTGYFGCRNEDGTFSLPKLVDRVAATPSIRAIEIKLSQGAKPGLGGMLPGAKVTPEIAAIRGIPVGVDCKSPAGHSAFGDVDGLLELVETIAAETGLPVGIKSAVGEGEFWVDLAARMARTGRGVDFVTVDGGEGGTGAAPLVFSDHVALPFKWAFPRVYRAFAEEGLQHDVMFIGSGKLGIPENALLGVAMGCDMINVARTAMFSVGCIQAQRCHTGRCPSGVATQSPWLQHGLDPASKSVRCANYLATLRFELVGLARACGYVHPALVPLAAIELLDVDLRSVRADELCDYPPDWGVPGPADVDAITALMATRCG from the coding sequence GTGGCCGCCATGGCCGGGGGCGCTCTGGCCGGGTTGACCGGCTGGGACCTGGTGCAACGCCGGCACACCATCCTGCGCAACTACCCGGTGGTGGGCCACCTGCGCTTCCTGCTGGAAGCGGTGGGGCCCGAGCTGCGCCAGTACATCGTCACCGACAACGACGCGGAGCGGCCGTTCAGCCGTGACCAGCGACGCTGGGTGTACACGTCGGCGAAGGCGGGCAACCGGTACTTCGGCTTCGGCACCGACAACGACCTCGAACGCGTGCACAACTACCCGATCATCAAGCACGCCGCGTTCCCGGTGCCGGCGCCGGCCGGCGAACCCAATCATCCCGACCCGTCGGTCCCACTGCCGGCGGCGAAGGTGCTCGGCGGCGCCCGCGGCCGTGCCCGGGCGTTCCGGCCGTCGTCGCTGATCAACATCTCGGCCATGAGCTTCGGGTCGCTCAGCGGCGCGGCCGTCACCGCACTGAACCGGGGCGCTGCCCTGGCCGGTGCCCTGCACACGACCGGCGAGGGCGGTGTCTCGCCGTATCACCTCAACGGCGGCGACCTGGTCTGGCAGATCGGCACCGGCTACTTCGGCTGCCGCAACGAGGACGGCACCTTCAGCCTGCCCAAGCTGGTCGACCGGGTCGCGGCCACGCCGTCCATCCGGGCTATCGAGATCAAGCTCAGCCAAGGCGCCAAACCCGGTCTGGGCGGCATGCTGCCCGGCGCCAAGGTGACCCCCGAGATCGCTGCCATCCGCGGCATCCCGGTCGGCGTGGACTGCAAGAGCCCCGCCGGGCACTCCGCGTTCGGCGATGTCGACGGACTGCTCGAGCTGGTGGAGACGATCGCCGCCGAGACGGGCCTGCCGGTGGGTATCAAGTCCGCAGTCGGGGAGGGCGAATTCTGGGTCGACCTGGCCGCCCGCATGGCCCGCACCGGCCGCGGCGTCGACTTCGTGACGGTCGACGGCGGCGAAGGCGGGACCGGCGCCGCGCCGCTGGTGTTCAGCGACCACGTCGCGCTGCCCTTCAAATGGGCGTTCCCGCGCGTCTACCGCGCCTTCGCCGAGGAGGGCCTGCAGCACGACGTGATGTTCATCGGCTCGGGCAAGTTGGGCATCCCGGAGAACGCGCTGCTGGGGGTGGCGATGGGCTGCGACATGATCAACGTCGCCCGGACCGCCATGTTCTCCGTGGGCTGCATCCAGGCGCAGCGCTGCCACACCGGCCGCTGCCCCTCCGGCGTGGCCACCCAGTCGCCCTGGCTGCAGCACGGCCTGGACCCGGCATCGAAATCGGTGCGTTGCGCCAACTACCTGGCCACCCTGCGTTTCGAGCTGGTGGGCCTGGCCCGGGCCTGCGGCTACGTGCATCCGGCCCTGGTGCCGCTGGCCGCGATCGAGTTACTCGACGTCGACCTCAGGTCTGTGCGGGCCGACGAGCTGTGCGACTATCCGCCGGACTGGGGTGTGCCCGGACCCGCCGACGTCGACGCCATCACTGCGCTGATGGCGACCCGCTGCGGCTGA
- a CDS encoding cutinase — MSAAVSAVVFAALAAFVVVPLPRASADDCPAVELVFARGTAEPPGLGRVGDALVAALGPALGSRSLGVYPVNYAASYNFLTTGDAANDASDHIAWMAEQCPNTHIALGGFSQGAAAISMMAGVPPLGERIGNFGSAPPLDPALVGRVTAVAVFGNPGNRFGTPLSTAGAFAGRAIDLCSEGDPVCVVGGRDREAHHAYEDPPWPVQAAQFIAARV; from the coding sequence GTGTCCGCCGCGGTTTCAGCTGTTGTTTTCGCCGCCCTGGCCGCTTTCGTGGTCGTTCCGCTGCCCAGAGCGTCCGCCGACGATTGCCCCGCCGTCGAGCTCGTCTTCGCCCGCGGAACTGCCGAGCCCCCCGGGCTGGGACGAGTCGGCGACGCGCTGGTGGCTGCGCTGGGGCCCGCCCTGGGCTCCCGCAGCCTGGGCGTCTACCCGGTGAACTACGCGGCCAGCTACAACTTTCTGACCACCGGCGACGCGGCCAACGACGCCAGCGACCACATCGCCTGGATGGCCGAGCAATGCCCCAACACCCATATCGCGCTCGGCGGCTTCTCCCAAGGCGCCGCCGCCATATCGATGATGGCCGGCGTGCCCCCGCTGGGCGAGCGGATCGGCAACTTCGGCTCGGCGCCACCCCTGGACCCCGCGCTGGTCGGCCGCGTCACCGCCGTCGCGGTGTTCGGCAATCCCGGCAACCGGTTCGGCACCCCGCTGTCCACGGCCGGAGCGTTCGCCGGCCGCGCCATCGACCTGTGCAGCGAGGGTGATCCGGTCTGCGTCGTCGGTGGGCGCGACCGCGAGGCGCATCACGCCTACGAGGATCCGCCGTGGCCCGTACAGGCCGCGCAATTCATCGCCGCACGGGTGTAA